From Miscanthus floridulus cultivar M001 chromosome 15, ASM1932011v1, whole genome shotgun sequence, the proteins below share one genomic window:
- the LOC136508933 gene encoding probable LRR receptor-like serine/threonine-protein kinase At1g05700: MLGLMICAAGFISIDCGYGDGLRYQDSLSRLTYVSDAGFVDPGEGLNAAVRPPYVDRGLADRYLNVRYFPTVMGGGATRSCYTLRQVAQGSRNLVRASFYYGNYDGQSAPPAFDLHLGVNRWATVNVTSAEGVYIFEAVAVSPVDFMQVCLVNIGLGTPFISGLELRPLSATMYQEASVNQSLFLLSLSRPSARFDFNRYQFNPDYSVPPFRYPDDSYDRLWQRYGRNAAWTNINTTREVDVSNVANSFDKPSEILQNAATPVNGTTQMDFSWSSDPSLDNGNGNSTYLLFLYFAELQRVPSNGLRQFDILVDNATGNDGSSQGFTPKYLSAEVVKRTAQGPGQHSVSLVATPAATLPPILNAFEIYSVKPMTEMATSGADAKAMMTIRERYALKKNWKGDPCAPKAFAWDGLNCSYPSSGPAQIIALNLSSSGLTGTVNSSFGDLKSLQQLDLSYNNLSGPVPDFLAQMSSLSFLDLSSNILSGSVPAALLQKIQNGSLVLRIDCDNGPSTCEPKKKKRNKTLIIATVVPIAVATLLFVAGLLILHRMRNRQDTWMANNSRFISPQASSHIFENRKFTYKELKLMTANFKEEIGRGGFGSVFLGYLENGSTVAVKMRSKTSSQGAKEFLAEAQHLSRVHHKNLVSLIGYCKDKKHMALVYEYMQGGNLEDCLRGEASAATPLTWHQRLKIALNSAQGLEYLHKSCQPPLIHRDVKTKNILLSADLEAKIADFGLMKAFSDEFRTHVTTQPAGTLGYLDPEYYNTSQLSEKSDVYSFSVVLLELITGQPPAVPVSDTESIHVALWVRQKLSEGDIASIADPRMGGMYDVNSLWKVAELALKCKEQPSRERPAMTDIVAELKESLELEVSYAMGYYSSVSTSTMNLSTTSVDLHSNEKPSDHPGQKADLELQQVDIVESATRTGPAQR, encoded by the exons ATGCTTGGGTTGATGATCTGTGCTGCAGGTTTCATCAGCATCGActgcggctatggcgacggcttACGCTACCAGGACTCGTTGTCGAGACTCACCTACGTCTCCGACGCCGGCTTCGTCGACCCCGGCGAGGGGCTCAACGCCGCCGTGCGGCCACCGTACGTCGATAGGGGTCTGGCCGACCGGTACCTCAACGTCCGCTACTTCCCCACCGTCATGGGCGGCGGCGCGACGCGCAGCTGCTACACGCTCCGGCAGGTGGCGCAGGGAAGCAGGAACCTCGTCCGGGCCAGCTTCTACTACGGCAACTACGACGGGCAGAGCGCGCCCCCGGCCTTCGACCTCCACCTCGGCGTCAATCGATGGGCCACCGTCAACGTCACCTCCGCCGAAGGCGTCTACATCTTCGAGGCGGTGGCCGTGTCGCCGGTCGACTTCATGCAG GTGTGCTTGGTCAATATAGGGTTGGGTACACCGTTCATCTCTGGGCTGGAGCTCAGGCCGCTCAGTGCGACCATGTACCAGGAGGCTTCGGTCAATCAGTCACTGTTTTTGCTCAGCCTGTCCCGCCCATCGGCCAGATTCGATTTCAATCGATACCAGTTCAATCCAGATTATTCTGTCCCGCCATTCAGGTACCCTGATGATTCGTATGACCGCCTGTGGCAAAGGTATGGCCGCAACGCCGCATGGACCAACATAAACACCACCAGGGAAGTCGACGTCTCTAATGTCGCCAACAGCTTCGACAAGCCATCGGAGATACTGCAGAACGCAGCCACTCCGGTGAACGGAACTACCCAGATGGACTTCTCATGGAGCTCAGATCCCTCCTTGGACAACGGCAATGGCAACTCGACTTACCTCTTGTTTCTCTACTTCGCGGAGCTTCAGAGGGTGCCAAGCAATGGGCTGAGACAGTTTGACATCCTCGTCGACAACGCTACAGGGAATGATGGCAGCAGCCAGGGCTTCACCCCCAAGTACCTCTCCGCGGAGGTTGTGAAGAGGACGGCACAGGGGCCTGGCCAGCATAGCGTCTCTCTTGTCGCCACACCGGCGGCCACGCTTCCACCCATCCTGAATGCATTCGAGATATATTCAGTCAAGCCAATGACAGAGATGGCGACGAGTGGTGCAGACG CTAAAGCTATGATGACAATTCGAGAAAGATATGCACTGAAGAAAAATTGGAAGGGTGATCCTTGTGCACCAAAAGCATTTGCATGGGATGGCTTGAACTGCAGTTATCCATCATCTGGTCCTGCACAGATAATAGCTCT GAATTTATCATCGAGTGGGTTGACTGGTACAGTTAATTCTTCTTTTGGAGATCTAAAATCCCTCCAACAACT AGATCTGTCATATAATAACCTATCTGGTCCAGTGCCAGATTTTCTAGCGCAAATGTCGTCACTGTCATTCCT TGATTTGTCAAGCAACATACTCAGTGGATCAGTACCTGCAGCTCTGCTACAAAAGATACAAAATGGATCTCTGGTATTGAG GATTGATTGTGACAATGGTCCTTCTACATGTgagccgaagaagaagaaaagaaacaaaACACTTATCATTGCAACAGTTGTTCCAATAGCAGTAGCAACTCTACTGTTTGTTGCAGGATTACTTATCCTCCATAGAATGAGAAACAGACAAG ATACATGGATGGCAAACAACTCAAGGTTTATTAGCCCTCAAGCCAGTTCACACATATTTGAGAACAGAAAGTTCACCTACAAGGAGCTGAAGCTCATGACAGCTAACTTCAAAGAAGAAATAGGGCGAGGAGGGTTTGGTTCTGTCTTCCTAGGATATTTGGAGAATGGAAGTACAGTTGCCGTCAAGATGCGTTCAAAAACATCCTCTCAAGGGGCTAAAGAGTTTTTAGCTGAG GCTCAGCATTTGTCTAGAGTTCATCACAAAAATCTGGTTTCCTTGATTGGATATTGCAAGGACAAGAAACATATGGCCCTTGTCTATGAATACATGCAGGGGGGAAACCTAGAGGACTGTCTAAGAG GAGAGGCCTCTGCTGCTACACCCCTCACTTGGCATCAACGTCTCAAGATTGCTCTCAACTCCGCCCAAG GACTAGAGTATCTGCATAAATCATGCCAGCCACCACTGATCCATAGGGATGTGAAGACAAAGAACATTCTTCTATCTGCTGATCTTGAGGCGAAGATAGCTGACTTTGGGCTCATGAAAGCATTCTCTGATGAGTTCAGGACCCATGTCACCACACAACCAGCAGGCACCCTAGGATATCTTGACCCTGAATACTACAACACGTCCCAGCTCAGTGAGAAGAGTGATGTATACAGCTTCAGTGTTGTGCTATTGGAGCTTATCACAGGCCAGCCACCAGCAGTTCCTGTAAGTGACACTGAGAGCATCCATGTTGCACTATGGGTGCGCCAGAAGCTCTCTGAGGGTGATATTGCAAGCATTGCTGACCCAAGGATGGGAGGGATGTACGATGTCAACTCTCTCTGGAAAGTTGCAGAGTTGGCACTGAAGTGCAAAGAACAACCATCAAGGGAGCGACCGGCAATGACCGACATTGTGGCAGAGCTCAAGGAGAGCTTGGAGCTGGAGGTGTCCTATGCAATGGGCTACTACAGTTCAGTCTCGACCAGCACAATGAATCTCAGCACAACAAGTGTTGATTTGCATAGCAATGAAAAACCAAGTGATCATCCGGGGCAAAAAGCTGACCTAGAGTTGCAACAGGTAGACATTGTTGAATCAGCAACTCGTACAGGTCCTGCACAAAGATGA